The Microplitis mediator isolate UGA2020A chromosome 10, iyMicMedi2.1, whole genome shotgun sequence genomic sequence CTTTCATTGCTGCTGCTGATGCCgctattgttgttgttgttattgttgctGTTGACGCTGTAATTGTTGCTGTAGTTGCTGCTGTTTTTATTGCTGCTACTGCTTCTGGTGCTACTACTCTTTTTGTTGCTAATTCCGCTATCGTGGCTGTTGTTTTTGTTGCTGGTGCTGgtgctgttgttgttgctgttgatgTTGTAATTGCTGCTGCTGGTGTTACTGCTGTTTTTGTTGCAGGTGCCGCTTTTATTGCCGTTGTTTTCGTTGCTGCTACTGTTGCTGGTgctattgttgttgttattgttgttgctgttgacGCGGTAATTGTTGCTGTTGATGCTGTAGTTGCTGCTGTTTTTATTGCTGCTACTGCTGTTTTTGTTACTGATTCCGCTATTGCTGCTGGTGTTTTTGGTGTGGCTGCTGCTTCTGGTGCTACTGCTGTTTTTGTTGCTGATTCCGATATTGTTGCTGTTGTttttgttgctgttgctgttgttgttgttgctgttgctgtaATTGTTGCTGTAGTTGCTGCTGCTTTTATTGCTTCTGCTGCTTCTGGTGCTACTGCTGTTGTTGTAGTTTCTGCTGATTTTCTGCTTGTTGTTGGTTCTGTTGTTCGTTGCTGTTGTAATTTCTGCCGCTTATGTTGCCGTTGATGCTGCCGCTTTTGCCGTTGTTGCGGTTGATGCTGTTGTTGTTCATCATCGTCGTCATCGTTGGAGTTAGCGGTAAAATCTGCGATAAGGTTCTTCAGCTTTCCGATTTTTTGATTTCGATCAACAGATTCAgaatttgtcaaaatttttctcatattcTGGAGCTATTGATCGAAATCATCATTTTGCGAAATGTTTTTTTGAGCCGCGAACTCTCGTTTCATCTTCTCAGCTAATTTTTGCGCACTCTCTAGTAGCGGCTGTGGATTTCTTTTCGGCTGGTTTTTTAGATGCtgcaataaatattacaatttttattaatcgaattaaattaaatttattcaataattcaataattattattgataagttGTCTGAAAATTCAATAGTTGATAAAACGTATATAAGCATATCGGCAGTAAGAGTCAATAAAGTCATACTCACTGATAATGGTCTGTGATCATGTGCCATACTGCAGGAATCAACCTCTAAATGTTGTTTTTTGGGAGACAAGCGGAGATTCATGATGACTGGACACGATCTGCAAATAAATTCAAGTgcatactttttaataaatttcattcaaGCTGTTAAAAAAGATGTCATTATTGACGATAAAGGTAATCTAAAAGTTGCTGTACCATCTTCTGgactttaataataaaaagactACTTACTTGgtattttcactatttttcaCAGTTGAGCACtgataataaatttcgttgaaaattaaatgaggATTAAACGCCAGGCTCTCTTTGTCTTCGAGGACGTTATACAAAGACTTACTATTTTTTACAGACAATCTGTACTTCGTAGTATTTTCATACTGTAGCAGCGAAGTTTGAACGTCATCATataaaggaaatttttttttagaatgaaatatttctgacatttttaaaagaatgaaaGTAAACGAAAACACTCGAGTTAAAGAAAAACAATGAAACGATTTTGTCAATGTCACTAAACAAGTCGAGTCCAAAAAACAAGTGCGAAGCGCGCGTTCTGACGAAATAAACATGGCCAAAAACCGGAAAAACATTATGACATTTACAACTACAACCGCcaagatttgaattttttgaaaacctaTACATATCCTTGGACACAAATTACGATTGCATGTTGACTAAACATAAATTTAGGAGTTGATTATTAATGATGAAATATTGTGAAACTATAAATGATTTACCAAGATTAATAATGATGACGaagaaataattatgtaaactCCTCAGCGTGCCAACCGTGTGAGATTTTTCCCGGATACTTGCAATTGATTAAACAATttcaataaatgttatttttatggttaatatttataagatGGCtcacattaatttattatgaaactaacaattatttaatctgGCTATCTTcgaagataaaataattatttaaatccctCACCGTGTCAACCGTGTAAGAGTTTTCCCGGTTAGACGCAATCAATTAGATAATTGTAATTGTTCAGTCAAGACCAAACTCGCTACCACTTGAGAACGCCGAGCCTCACCAATAGGTCGGCAGCACTATCGCTATTTGAACTTACGCGCGAAATCTTAGCCAATAAGGAAAATCtatcatttgaataattagttcCAACTATGAATAAAAGAGTTGCGACATGAAACGCACTCATTGGCTTAAGATCTCAACGAGCTACGTGGATTTTCTCTATTGGCTGAAATTTCGTCAGCGTCGTCTACTAATTTTCCTATTGGTCTACCGCTCTGACGTCACAAGGAAACCGATGTGTGGTTTCATATACGACGTTTTTCATCATAATATTCACAACGTGCTCTTCTACAGTTCACCTCGTGTTCAAAACCGCATATAAAATTACAAGTATCTTTTTTCTTTGTGCTAATAAAAGTAAACCGCTCAGCAAATTACTCTCAATATTTAGTCAATAAATTAAGGCTGCTATTTattgagaataaataaatcgtgCATTCACGCGTAATTAATACGTAAAGTAATTTCCGTGAATTTAACCGCAAACAACCACGTGTTGCTTTTTATACGTGCGTATTAAGTTGCATTAGCTCTCGCGTATAATTTTAGTTGAATTcgctaataataattatttctcacAATAATTGTCTGTATAAAGTGTAAATgaatagttaatttattttctctaaaaagtgtataatttttagttgttaaAATTACCATCACCTACACCAGATCCTCTAGTATTATTCGCTAATTTTACAGTAAtgaatggtttttttttattatcaatttttataagatgactaacatcaatttattatgaaactaacaattatttattctagCTATCTTtgacgataaaataattatttcaatctcTCACCGTGCCAACCGTGCGAGATTTTTCCCGGTTTGTTGCAATggaatagatatttttaataaatgtccTATAAGACTAACAATAATTTGTTTCAACTATTCTCGttgataaatcaattattCCATTTTGTCACCGTGCTAACCGTGTTAGATTTTTTGTGGCTCTTTACAGCTGGTTGAATTGTGTTTCACATagcttttttttacttgagtaaatttaaaaattagttgcATCCATGTTTTAgtactagaaattttttaattaatttaatatccgtgaactaattatttaaattggttACTGTTCCACCTGTGTAAGATTTAACgctacttttttaatttttcggattgtttattgtttatgtggtttttatttattttaaaataaaaagttcctCGTGAGAAGGTCGTTTAGGACTAccgattattaattaaaatcaatatctACAACAGAGTCAAGTGTTTAGTTGATTATCATGCCTTCgatgtaaaatttttcctgGCCTGTTAATTTAGTTGGGAGATCTTTTCTTTaatcttttgttttttttttctaaaatgcCGAAAATTCATTATGTAAGAAACGAGAAgatgttattattaaaaactacttattataataaacCGATTACAAGACTTTTATCAGtatctattgattttttatctcTGAAACGACAATTAACTTTCCAGTATTTTGATATGTCCTTCTTAGTTGCTTGAATTTagttatttgtttattattcaaaacccttcttaatttcaaaaataccgCTTGCGAAGGAATACAAGTTAGTTTCACGCTTGCGCCgtggaattaaatttttcggtGGAAGTAGTCCAAGTAGTGGGGAGCTCGTCGGGTGCTAAGATCGAAAAGGGAAAGCTTTCAGTAGTCCGACTATATGCGCGCACTTTGATGTAAAGTGTATCAAGGAAATCAACCAAGACGTCATGTCGTTTACTTCGCCTAAAAGACTTATGACTTTCGAATATTATTTCTGATACTAAATAAGAACAAGAGAGTTTAAAAACTCTTACAGAGagcaaacaaacaaataaataaacaactcTCCCCAAATGAGACGTCGGGGCTAGAGAAAAATGCACTTGAGgtgcgtgtgtgcgtgtgcatgcgcacatatatatattattaacaaatGAACAATGTTCATATAAAGATTGGCGTTTTCGGACATA encodes the following:
- the LOC130676360 gene encoding uncharacterized protein LOC130676360, producing the protein MRKILTNSESVDRNQKIGKLKNLIADFTANSNDDDDDEQQQHQPQQRQKRQHQRQHKRQKLQQQRTTEPTTSRKSAETTTTAVAPEAAEAIKAAATTATITATATTTTATATKTTATISESATKTAVAPEAAATPKTPAAIAESVTKTAVAAIKTAATTASTATITASTATTITTTIAPATVAATKTTAIKAAPATKTAVTPAAAITTSTATTTAPAPATKTTATIAELATKRVVAPEAVAAIKTAATTATITASTATITTTTIAASAAAMKAIIQHQKRQSHVDF